A stretch of Mycobacterium sp. ITM-2016-00316 DNA encodes these proteins:
- a CDS encoding acetolactate synthase large subunit, with protein MSAPTTRPPESTQRANGVKAPAKAEPKTNVVAPQQMTGAQSVVRSLEEIGVEIIFGIPGGAVLPVYDPLYDSKKLRHVLVRHEQGAGHAASGYAHATGKVGVMMATSGPGATNLVTPLADAQMDSIPVVAITGQVGRALIGTDAFQEADITGMTMPVTKHNFLVREGDDIPRVIAEAFHIAASGRPGAVLVDVPKDILQGECTFSWPPVMDLPGYKPNTKPHSRQVREAAKLIAEARKPVLYVGGGVIRGEATDELMELAELTGIPVVTTLMARGAFPDSHPQHMGMPGMHGTVSAVAALQKSDLLIALGTRFDDRVTGKLDSFAPDAKVIHADIDPAEIGKNRHADVPIVGDVKNVITDLLEILRRDGTNAASLKLDNWWEYLSSIKATFPLSYGPQSDGSLSPELVIEKLGQIAGPEALYVAGVGQHQMWAAQFVKYENPKTWLNSGGLGTMGYAIPAAMGAKFARPEAEVWAIDGDGCFQMTNQELATCALEGAPIKVALINNGNLGMVRQWQTLFYGERYSQTDLSTHSHRIPDFVKLAEALGCVGLRCERAEDVEDVINQARAINDRPVVIDFIVGADAQVWPMVAAGTSNDEIQAARGIRPLFDSEEGHA; from the coding sequence GTGAGCGCACCCACCACGCGGCCGCCGGAGTCCACCCAGCGCGCGAACGGCGTCAAGGCCCCTGCCAAGGCGGAGCCGAAGACCAATGTTGTTGCACCACAACAGATGACTGGCGCGCAGTCGGTCGTGCGGTCGCTCGAGGAGATCGGTGTAGAGATCATCTTCGGCATCCCCGGTGGCGCCGTGCTGCCCGTCTACGACCCGCTCTATGACTCGAAGAAGCTGCGCCATGTGCTGGTGCGCCATGAGCAGGGCGCCGGGCACGCTGCCAGCGGCTACGCCCACGCCACCGGCAAGGTCGGCGTGATGATGGCCACCTCGGGTCCGGGTGCGACCAACCTGGTGACCCCGCTGGCCGATGCCCAGATGGATTCCATCCCGGTCGTGGCGATCACCGGTCAGGTCGGGCGCGCCCTGATCGGCACCGACGCCTTCCAGGAAGCCGATATCACCGGGATGACCATGCCGGTCACCAAGCACAACTTCCTGGTGCGCGAGGGCGATGACATCCCGCGGGTGATCGCCGAGGCGTTCCACATCGCCGCGTCGGGACGCCCCGGTGCGGTGCTCGTCGACGTCCCGAAGGACATCCTGCAGGGCGAGTGCACCTTCTCCTGGCCTCCGGTGATGGACCTGCCGGGCTACAAGCCCAACACCAAGCCGCACAGCCGCCAGGTGCGCGAGGCCGCCAAACTGATCGCCGAGGCCCGTAAGCCGGTGCTCTATGTCGGAGGCGGTGTCATCCGCGGTGAGGCGACCGACGAACTGATGGAGCTGGCCGAGCTGACCGGCATCCCGGTGGTCACGACCCTGATGGCCCGCGGCGCGTTCCCGGACAGCCATCCGCAGCACATGGGTATGCCCGGTATGCACGGCACCGTCTCGGCGGTGGCCGCGCTGCAGAAGAGCGATCTGCTGATCGCGCTGGGCACCCGTTTCGATGATCGTGTCACCGGCAAGCTGGATTCTTTCGCCCCCGACGCCAAGGTGATCCACGCCGACATCGACCCCGCCGAGATCGGCAAGAACCGGCACGCCGATGTGCCGATCGTGGGTGATGTGAAGAATGTCATCACCGATCTGCTGGAGATCCTGCGCCGCGACGGCACGAATGCAGCGTCGCTGAAACTGGACAACTGGTGGGAGTACCTGTCGAGCATCAAGGCCACCTTCCCGCTGAGCTACGGCCCGCAGAGCGACGGCAGCCTGAGCCCGGAACTCGTCATCGAGAAGCTGGGCCAGATCGCCGGCCCGGAGGCGCTCTACGTCGCCGGCGTCGGCCAGCACCAGATGTGGGCCGCGCAGTTCGTGAAGTACGAGAACCCCAAGACCTGGCTGAACTCCGGTGGTCTGGGCACCATGGGCTACGCGATCCCCGCGGCGATGGGCGCCAAGTTCGCCCGGCCCGAGGCCGAGGTGTGGGCGATCGACGGTGACGGCTGCTTCCAGATGACCAATCAGGAGCTGGCCACCTGCGCACTCGAGGGTGCGCCCATCAAGGTCGCGCTGATCAACAACGGCAACCTGGGCATGGTGCGGCAGTGGCAGACGCTCTTCTACGGAGAGCGCTACAGCCAGACCGACCTGTCCACGCACAGCCACCGGATCCCGGATTTCGTGAAGCTGGCCGAGGCGCTGGGGTGCGTCGGATTGCGTTGTGAGCGTGCAGAAGACGTCGAAGACGTCATCAACCAGGCGCGTGCCATCAACGACCGGCCCGTGGTCATCGACTTCATCGTCGGCGCCGACGCCCAGGTGTGGCCGATGGTCGCCGCGGGCACCAGCAACGACGAGATCCAGGCCGCCCGCGGCATCCGTCCGCTGTTCGATTCGGAAGAGGGGCACGCATGA
- a CDS encoding DUF2945 domain-containing protein, which produces MSESFKKGDKVSWQSHGTTVPGTVEEKITSETEAAGRTVKASRDEPQYRVTSDKSGSDAVHKPEALKKRSS; this is translated from the coding sequence ATGAGCGAATCATTCAAGAAGGGCGACAAGGTGTCCTGGCAGAGCCACGGCACCACCGTGCCCGGCACCGTCGAGGAGAAGATCACGTCGGAGACCGAGGCCGCCGGTCGCACGGTGAAGGCCAGCAGGGACGAGCCGCAGTACCGGGTCACCAGCGACAAGAGCGGCAGCGACGCCGTGCACAAACCCGAGGCGCTGAAGAAGCGCTCGTCATGA
- a CDS encoding dihydrofolate reductase family protein, producing the protein MGLIDIELFATLDLVGQGPGGPDEDPIGFPFGGWQAPLQDDVAGAQVAAAYEGTDALLLGRRTYDIFAAYWPHQDGEFAALFNRIPKYVASRGTPDLSWAGSIRLGPDLVGAVREIRDRHERVKVVGSLNLVQTLLREKLFDGIDLWLHPVMLGVGKKVFDGGVVPTNVRLLQPPVASPKGSVYLRYGLADGVPATGDMTAS; encoded by the coding sequence ATGGGACTCATCGATATCGAATTGTTCGCCACGCTGGATCTGGTCGGCCAGGGCCCCGGCGGCCCTGACGAGGATCCGATCGGCTTCCCGTTCGGCGGCTGGCAGGCGCCGCTGCAGGACGATGTCGCCGGTGCGCAGGTGGCGGCGGCGTACGAGGGCACCGACGCGTTGCTGCTCGGCCGGCGCACCTATGACATCTTCGCCGCGTACTGGCCCCATCAGGACGGCGAGTTCGCGGCGTTGTTCAACCGCATCCCGAAGTATGTGGCCTCGCGCGGCACGCCCGACCTGTCCTGGGCGGGATCGATCCGGCTCGGCCCGGATCTGGTCGGCGCGGTGCGCGAGATCCGGGACCGGCACGAGCGGGTGAAGGTTGTGGGCAGCTTGAATCTGGTGCAGACCCTGTTGCGGGAGAAGCTCTTCGACGGGATCGATCTGTGGTTGCATCCCGTCATGCTCGGTGTGGGCAAGAAGGTGTTCGACGGTGGTGTGGTGCCCACGAATGTCCGGCTGCTGCAGCCGCCGGTCGCGAGCCCGAAGGGATCGGTGTACCTGCGCTATGGCCTCGCCGACGGTGTGCCGGCGACGGGGGATATGACTGCCTCCTGA
- a CDS encoding 3-isopropylmalate dehydrogenase, translated as MTSVKKLAVIAGDGIGPEVIDQALRVLDAVLPGVERTEYDLGARRYHASGELLTAETIEELRGHDAILLGAIGDPSVPSGVLERGLLLKLRFALDHHVNLRPGRLYPGVSSPLSGVTGIDFVVVREGTEGPYTGNGGALRVGTPHEVATEVSVNTAFGVERVVRDAFARAQTRRKHLTLVHKTNVLTFAGSLWSRVVAEVGTEFPDVEVAYQHIDAATIHMVTDPGRFDVIVTDNLFGDIITDLSAAVCGGIGLAASGNIDATRTNPSMFEPVHGSAPDIAGQGIADPTAAVMSVALLLSHVGEDDAAARVDEAVSEHLATRGEATLSTREVGDRILSLL; from the coding sequence ATGACTTCAGTCAAGAAACTGGCAGTGATCGCCGGTGACGGCATCGGACCCGAGGTCATCGACCAGGCGCTGCGCGTACTCGACGCCGTGCTGCCCGGGGTCGAGCGCACCGAGTACGACCTGGGTGCGCGGCGCTACCACGCGTCGGGCGAGCTGCTGACCGCGGAGACGATCGAGGAGTTGCGCGGCCATGACGCAATCCTGCTCGGCGCGATCGGCGACCCGTCGGTACCCAGCGGTGTACTGGAGCGCGGGTTGCTGCTCAAGCTGCGGTTCGCGCTCGACCATCACGTCAACCTGCGGCCCGGTCGGCTCTATCCCGGTGTGAGCAGCCCGCTTTCGGGTGTGACCGGAATCGATTTCGTCGTGGTCCGCGAGGGCACCGAGGGGCCCTACACCGGCAATGGTGGTGCGCTGCGGGTCGGCACGCCCCACGAGGTGGCCACCGAGGTCAGCGTGAACACCGCCTTCGGTGTGGAGCGTGTCGTGCGCGATGCGTTCGCCCGGGCCCAGACCCGGCGTAAGCATCTGACGTTGGTGCACAAGACCAATGTGCTGACCTTCGCGGGCAGCCTGTGGTCGCGGGTGGTGGCCGAGGTCGGCACCGAGTTCCCCGATGTCGAGGTCGCCTACCAGCACATCGACGCCGCCACCATCCACATGGTCACCGACCCGGGTCGTTTCGACGTGATCGTCACCGACAACCTGTTCGGCGACATCATCACCGACCTGTCGGCGGCGGTGTGCGGTGGCATCGGTCTGGCCGCGAGCGGCAATATCGATGCCACCCGCACCAATCCGTCGATGTTCGAACCGGTGCACGGCAGCGCGCCCGATATCGCGGGCCAAGGTATCGCCGATCCCACCGCGGCCGTGATGAGCGTGGCGTTGTTGCTCTCGCACGTGGGCGAGGACGACGCCGCGGCGCGGGTGGACGAGGCGGTCTCCGAGCACCTGGCGACTCGTGGCGAGGCGACGCTGTCGACCCGCGAGGTCGGCGACCGCATCCTGTCGCTGCTGTAG
- the serA gene encoding phosphoglycerate dehydrogenase, which produces MSLPVVLIADKLAESTVAALGDQVEVRWVDGPDRPKLLEAVADADALLVRSATTVDAEVIAAAPKLKIVARAGVGLDNVDVDAATARGVLVVNAPTSNIHSAAEHALALLLSAARQVPAADATLREHTWKRSSFSGTEIFGKTVGVVGLGRIGQLVAARLAAFGTHILAYDPYVSSARAAQIGIELVSLDELLSRADFISVHLPKTKETAGLLGKENLAKTKPGVIIVNAARGGLIDEQALADAITSGHVRGAGLDVFSTEPCTDSPLFELPQVVVTPHLGASTAEAQDRAGTDVAASVKLALAGEFVPDAVNVGGGAVGEEVAPWLDLVRKLGLLVGSLAEAAPVSLTVQVRGELASEDVEILRLSALRGLFSAVVDEQVTFVNAPALAKDRGVTAEITTASESPNHRSVVDVRAVYSDGGALNVAGTLTGPQQVQKIVQINGRNLDLRAEGYNLVVNYSDQPGALGKIGTLLGSAEVNILAAQMSQDASGDSATVMLRLDTDVPEDVRAAIASAVGATTLEVVDLS; this is translated from the coding sequence GTGAGTCTTCCCGTTGTTCTGATCGCCGACAAGCTTGCCGAGTCGACCGTCGCCGCCCTCGGCGACCAGGTCGAGGTCCGTTGGGTCGACGGCCCGGACCGCCCGAAATTGTTGGAGGCCGTCGCCGACGCCGACGCACTGCTGGTGCGCTCGGCAACCACGGTCGACGCCGAAGTCATCGCCGCCGCGCCCAAACTGAAGATCGTCGCCCGCGCCGGTGTCGGCCTGGACAACGTGGACGTCGACGCGGCCACCGCACGCGGTGTCCTGGTCGTGAATGCGCCGACGTCCAACATCCACAGCGCCGCCGAGCATGCGCTGGCCCTGCTGCTGTCGGCCGCGCGCCAGGTTCCGGCCGCCGACGCCACGCTGCGCGAGCACACCTGGAAGCGGTCCTCGTTCTCGGGCACCGAGATCTTCGGCAAGACCGTCGGCGTCGTCGGGTTGGGTCGCATCGGCCAGCTCGTCGCGGCGCGGCTGGCCGCATTCGGCACCCACATCCTGGCCTACGACCCCTACGTGTCCTCGGCTCGCGCCGCGCAGATCGGCATCGAACTGGTCAGCCTCGACGAGCTGCTCAGCCGAGCCGACTTCATCTCGGTGCACCTGCCCAAGACCAAGGAGACCGCGGGCCTGCTCGGCAAGGAGAACCTCGCCAAGACCAAGCCGGGCGTCATCATCGTCAATGCCGCCCGTGGTGGTCTGATCGATGAGCAGGCGCTCGCCGATGCCATCACCAGCGGACACGTCCGCGGTGCGGGCCTGGACGTGTTCTCCACCGAGCCGTGCACCGACAGCCCGCTGTTCGAGCTGCCGCAGGTCGTGGTCACCCCGCACCTCGGCGCGTCGACCGCCGAGGCGCAGGACCGGGCCGGCACGGATGTGGCCGCCAGCGTGAAGTTGGCGCTGGCCGGCGAGTTCGTGCCCGATGCCGTCAACGTCGGCGGGGGAGCCGTCGGCGAGGAAGTGGCGCCATGGCTGGACCTGGTCCGCAAGCTCGGCCTGCTGGTCGGCTCGCTCGCCGAGGCTGCGCCGGTGTCGTTGACCGTCCAGGTCCGTGGCGAGCTGGCATCCGAAGACGTGGAGATCCTTCGCCTGTCGGCGCTGCGCGGCCTGTTCTCGGCCGTCGTCGACGAGCAGGTGACCTTCGTCAACGCGCCCGCGCTGGCCAAGGACCGCGGCGTGACTGCCGAGATCACTACCGCCAGTGAGAGTCCCAACCACCGCAGTGTGGTGGACGTACGCGCGGTGTACTCCGACGGCGGTGCGCTGAACGTGGCGGGCACCCTGACCGGCCCGCAGCAGGTGCAGAAGATCGTCCAGATCAACGGCCGCAACCTGGACCTGCGTGCCGAGGGTTACAACCTGGTGGTCAACTACAGCGACCAGCCCGGCGCGCTCGGCAAGATCGGCACCCTGCTCGGCAGTGCCGAGGTCAACATCCTCGCCGCCCAGATGAGTCAGGACGCCAGCGGTGACAGCGCCACCGTGATGCTGCGCCTGGATACCGATGTGCCCGAAGACGTGCGCGCCGCGATCGCCTCGGCGGTGGGCGCCACCACACTGGAAGTGGTCGATCTGTCATGA
- the wrbA gene encoding NAD(P)H:quinone oxidoreductase, translating into MTKLAVIYYSATGHGTSMAARISAAAEAAGAEVRIRHVAETNDPESFAGNPAWTANYQATKDLPVATGEDIVWADAVIFGSPTRFGSPAAPLRAYLDSLGGLWSQGKLADKVYAAFTSTQTAHGGQESTLLNLYVTLMHFGGIIVPPGYTDPVKFVDGNPYGVGLIANRENITEFDAATNDALDHLARRVVGIAARLGD; encoded by the coding sequence ATGACCAAACTCGCCGTCATCTACTACTCGGCCACCGGGCACGGAACCTCGATGGCGGCCCGGATATCCGCTGCCGCCGAGGCTGCCGGCGCCGAGGTCCGCATCCGCCATGTCGCCGAGACCAACGATCCCGAGTCGTTCGCGGGCAATCCGGCATGGACAGCCAACTATCAGGCCACCAAGGACCTGCCGGTCGCGACCGGCGAGGACATCGTGTGGGCCGATGCGGTGATCTTCGGCTCCCCCACCCGTTTCGGTTCTCCGGCGGCGCCGCTGCGGGCCTACCTGGACTCGCTCGGCGGGCTCTGGTCGCAGGGCAAGCTCGCCGACAAGGTGTACGCCGCGTTCACCTCCACCCAGACCGCGCACGGCGGCCAGGAGTCCACGCTGCTGAATCTGTATGTGACGCTGATGCATTTCGGCGGGATCATCGTCCCGCCGGGATACACCGACCCGGTGAAATTCGTCGACGGCAATCCCTACGGAGTTGGGCTGATCGCGAATCGGGAGAACATCACCGAGTTCGATGCCGCGACGAACGACGCCCTCGATCATCTGGCGCGCCGCGTCGTCGGCATCGCCGCCAGGCTCGGTGACTGA
- a CDS encoding DUF3140 domain-containing protein, with product MTDDDQNTWEEFHDVVNMTAGELDKFLKSDDSKKVGQKKDGGESTGHESGRRIVELLRTKKDDLGDADYAHMRKVVGYCKRHLAQRPKSDVEDSAWRYSLMNWGHDPTKE from the coding sequence ATGACCGATGATGATCAGAACACCTGGGAAGAGTTCCACGATGTCGTCAACATGACAGCGGGTGAGCTGGACAAGTTTCTGAAGTCCGATGACTCCAAGAAGGTCGGACAGAAGAAGGACGGCGGCGAGTCCACCGGGCACGAAAGTGGTCGGCGCATCGTGGAGTTACTGCGCACCAAGAAGGACGATCTCGGCGACGCTGACTATGCGCACATGCGCAAGGTGGTCGGTTACTGCAAGCGGCATCTGGCGCAACGCCCCAAGAGCGACGTCGAGGACAGTGCCTGGCGGTACTCCCTGATGAATTGGGGCCACGACCCCACCAAAGAGTAG
- the ilvN gene encoding acetolactate synthase small subunit has product MSKVSTHTLSVLVEDKPGVLARVAALFSRRGFNIQSLAVGATEQKHLSRMTIVVEVEDFPLEQVTKQLNKLINVIKIVEQDEDQSVSRELALIKVRTDATTRSQVIEAVNLFRAKVVDVSTESLTIEATGTPEKLEAFLRVLEPYGIREIVQSGIVSLSRGPRGIGTAK; this is encoded by the coding sequence ATGAGCAAGGTCTCCACCCACACGCTGTCGGTGCTCGTCGAGGACAAGCCCGGTGTGCTTGCCCGCGTCGCGGCGCTGTTCTCCCGGCGCGGCTTCAACATCCAGAGCCTCGCCGTCGGCGCCACCGAACAGAAGCACCTGTCCCGGATGACGATCGTCGTCGAGGTCGAGGACTTCCCGCTCGAGCAGGTCACCAAGCAGCTCAACAAGCTGATCAACGTGATCAAGATCGTCGAACAGGACGAAGATCAGTCGGTGTCGCGTGAGCTCGCGCTGATCAAGGTGCGTACCGATGCGACCACCCGCAGCCAGGTGATTGAAGCGGTCAACCTGTTCCGTGCCAAGGTGGTGGACGTGTCCACCGAGTCGCTGACCATCGAGGCCACCGGGACGCCGGAGAAGCTCGAGGCATTCCTGCGGGTGCTCGAGCCGTACGGTATTCGGGAAATCGTGCAGTCCGGCATCGTCTCGCTGTCGCGCGGACCGCGCGGTATCGGCACCGCCAAATAG
- a CDS encoding NAD(P)/FAD-dependent oxidoreductase — translation MDVTVVGSGPNGLTAAVILARAGLAVRVIEAQTTAGGGARTLPDPEFDGVRHDICSAVHPLALASPFFAAYDLQARGVQLSVPEISYANPFTDRPAAIGYRDIERTAAELSDGDSWRRLLGPLAADCDGVVGLLLGDKRSLPPSIPAALKVAPRLLTQGSPLWGALKGEDARALFTGVAAHTISQMPSLVASGAGLMLATLGHAVGWPIPVGGSQAIPDALIADLLDHGGELVLGEEVTAPPGGVVLYDTAPTALLSIYGSTLPTRYAKALQRYTYGPGVAKVDFVLSGEIPWRDSRLAQAPTLHLGGSRSQMALAESEIAAGRHAEWPMVLAALPHIADPARIDSHGRRPLWAYAHVPAGSPVDMGEAVTDIFERFAPGFRDVVVAVRSVPAARLADHNANLVGGDIGVGGNNMVSAIAGPTPRINPWSTPIPKAYLCSSAAPPGGGVHGMAGFYAARTVLKREFGIRELPKLAP, via the coding sequence GTGGACGTCACCGTCGTCGGAAGTGGCCCCAACGGGCTGACCGCAGCCGTCATCCTGGCCCGGGCCGGGTTGGCCGTACGCGTCATCGAAGCGCAGACCACCGCGGGCGGTGGTGCGCGCACTCTGCCCGACCCGGAGTTCGACGGTGTCCGCCACGACATCTGTTCGGCGGTGCATCCGCTGGCGCTGGCGTCGCCGTTCTTCGCCGCCTACGACCTGCAGGCCCGCGGTGTGCAATTGTCGGTCCCGGAAATCTCCTACGCCAATCCGTTCACCGACCGGCCGGCGGCAATCGGCTACCGCGATATCGAGCGCACCGCCGCCGAGTTGTCCGACGGAGACTCGTGGCGGCGACTGCTCGGCCCGCTCGCCGCCGACTGCGACGGCGTGGTCGGGTTGCTGCTCGGCGACAAAAGGTCGCTGCCACCGTCGATCCCCGCCGCACTGAAGGTGGCACCTCGGCTACTCACCCAGGGCAGCCCGCTGTGGGGCGCGCTGAAGGGCGAGGATGCTCGCGCACTGTTCACCGGTGTTGCCGCGCATACCATTTCGCAGATGCCGTCCCTGGTCGCGTCCGGGGCGGGTCTGATGTTGGCGACGCTCGGGCATGCGGTCGGCTGGCCGATTCCCGTCGGTGGGTCGCAGGCCATTCCGGATGCCCTTATCGCCGATCTGCTGGACCATGGCGGGGAACTCGTTCTCGGCGAGGAAGTCACCGCACCGCCGGGTGGCGTGGTGCTCTATGACACGGCGCCGACGGCTCTGCTGTCCATCTACGGCTCGACTCTGCCGACTCGGTACGCAAAGGCCCTGCAGCGCTACACCTATGGGCCCGGTGTGGCCAAGGTCGATTTCGTGCTCTCGGGCGAAATCCCCTGGCGCGATTCACGTCTGGCGCAGGCCCCGACCCTGCACCTGGGCGGGAGCCGGTCGCAGATGGCGCTGGCCGAATCCGAGATCGCCGCCGGCAGACACGCCGAGTGGCCGATGGTGCTGGCGGCCCTGCCGCATATCGCCGACCCGGCCCGCATCGACAGCCACGGCAGACGGCCCCTGTGGGCGTACGCCCATGTCCCGGCGGGTTCGCCGGTGGACATGGGCGAAGCCGTCACCGATATCTTCGAGCGGTTCGCACCCGGGTTCCGCGACGTGGTGGTCGCGGTGCGCAGCGTGCCGGCCGCGCGACTGGCCGATCACAACGCCAACCTGGTCGGCGGGGATATCGGCGTCGGCGGCAACAACATGGTCAGCGCGATCGCCGGTCCTACCCCGCGGATCAACCCGTGGTCCACCCCGATTCCGAAGGCCTATCTGTGTTCCTCGGCCGCCCCGCCCGGCGGCGGCGTGCACGGCATGGCCGGTTTCTACGCCGCGCGGACCGTGCTGAAACGTGAGTTCGGCATCCGGGAGCTTCCTAAACTGGCGCCATGA
- a CDS encoding MFS transporter: MPTTSISTARRWSMLVIALTATTCANVFINGAAFLIPTLHSQRGLDLGLAGLLSAMPSFGMVVTLIAWGWLVDRVGERIVLTVGSALTAAFAFGAASVQSLWAVGAFLLLGGMAAASSNAASGRVVVGWFPPEQRGLAMGIRQTATPLGVGLGALVIPRVAESHGVGPALLFPAVVCVLSAVICAIGVLDPPRPPRAEAPPEDLANPYRGSSVLARIHAVSVLLVIPQGFVWTFMLVWLMTERGWSAASAGALVTAAQVLGAAGRIAAGRWSDVLGLRLRPIRFIAAAASATMALLAITDALGSPASVALIVIASVVTVSDNGLAFTAIAEIAGPFWSGRALGTQNTSQHLATAVGSPVFGALIAAAGFPFAFAVCALFPAAAIFLVPADPGSEAVARAK; this comes from the coding sequence ATGCCCACGACGTCGATCAGCACCGCGCGGCGCTGGTCCATGCTGGTGATCGCCCTGACGGCGACCACATGCGCCAACGTGTTCATCAACGGCGCGGCCTTCCTGATTCCCACCCTGCACAGCCAGCGCGGACTCGATCTCGGCCTGGCGGGCCTGCTCTCGGCAATGCCCAGCTTCGGCATGGTGGTGACGCTGATCGCCTGGGGTTGGCTGGTCGACCGGGTCGGCGAGCGCATCGTGCTGACCGTCGGCTCGGCACTCACCGCGGCATTCGCGTTCGGCGCGGCCTCGGTGCAATCGCTGTGGGCCGTCGGGGCGTTCCTGCTCCTCGGCGGGATGGCCGCCGCGAGCAGCAACGCCGCGAGCGGTCGCGTCGTGGTGGGCTGGTTCCCACCGGAGCAGCGCGGTCTGGCCATGGGAATCCGCCAGACCGCGACACCCCTGGGCGTCGGACTGGGCGCCCTGGTGATCCCCCGCGTCGCCGAAAGTCACGGTGTGGGCCCGGCATTGCTGTTCCCCGCGGTGGTGTGCGTGCTGTCCGCGGTGATCTGCGCGATCGGCGTTCTGGACCCGCCGCGACCGCCCCGGGCCGAGGCGCCGCCGGAGGACCTGGCCAACCCCTATCGCGGATCGTCGGTGCTGGCACGCATTCACGCGGTCTCGGTCCTGCTGGTCATCCCCCAGGGTTTCGTCTGGACCTTCATGCTGGTGTGGCTGATGACCGAGCGTGGGTGGTCCGCCGCTTCGGCGGGCGCGCTCGTCACCGCCGCCCAGGTGCTGGGCGCCGCCGGGCGTATCGCGGCCGGGCGATGGTCCGATGTACTCGGCCTACGCCTGCGGCCCATCCGATTCATCGCTGCGGCCGCGTCGGCGACAATGGCGTTGCTCGCCATCACCGATGCACTGGGTTCACCGGCCAGCGTCGCGCTCATCGTCATCGCCTCGGTGGTGACGGTGTCCGACAACGGGTTGGCGTTCACCGCGATCGCCGAGATCGCCGGTCCGTTCTGGAGCGGACGCGCGCTGGGCACCCAGAACACCAGCCAGCATCTGGCCACGGCGGTCGGGTCACCGGTGTTCGGTGCGCTGATCGCCGCGGCTGGATTCCCGTTCGCGTTCGCCGTATGCGCACTGTTCCCCGCGGCAGCGATATTCCTGGTGCCGGCCGACCCCGGGTCCGAGGCCGTGGCACGCGCGAAATAG
- the ilvC gene encoding ketol-acid reductoisomerase: MFYDDDADLSIIQGRKVAVIGYGSQGHAHSLSLRDSGVQVKVGLKEGSKSRVKVEEQGLEVGTPAEVAKWADVIMVLAPDTAQAEIFTKDIEPNLEDGNALFFGHGLNIHFGLIKPAENITVGMVAPKGPGHLVRRQFVDGKGVPALIAVAQDPKGEGQALALSYAAAIGGARAGVIKTTFKEETETDLFGEQAVLCGGTEELIKTGFEVMVEAGYAPEMAYFEVLHELKLIVDLIYEGGIARMNYSVSDTAEFGGYISGPRVIDADTKERMRAILKDIQDGSFVKRLVANVENGNTELEGLRKANAEHPIEVTGKKLRDLMSWVDRPITETA, encoded by the coding sequence CTGTTCTACGACGACGACGCGGATCTGTCGATCATCCAGGGCCGCAAGGTCGCGGTGATCGGCTACGGCAGCCAGGGCCACGCCCATTCGCTGTCGCTGCGTGACTCGGGCGTGCAGGTCAAGGTGGGCCTGAAGGAGGGCTCGAAGTCCCGCGTCAAGGTCGAGGAGCAGGGCCTGGAGGTCGGCACGCCGGCCGAGGTCGCCAAGTGGGCCGATGTGATCATGGTGCTCGCACCCGACACCGCGCAGGCCGAGATCTTCACCAAGGACATCGAGCCCAACCTGGAAGACGGCAACGCGCTGTTCTTCGGGCACGGCCTCAACATCCACTTCGGCCTGATCAAGCCGGCCGAGAACATCACCGTGGGCATGGTCGCCCCCAAGGGCCCCGGCCACTTGGTGCGCCGGCAGTTCGTCGACGGAAAGGGCGTGCCCGCCCTGATCGCCGTCGCGCAGGACCCCAAGGGTGAGGGCCAGGCGCTGGCGCTGTCGTATGCCGCCGCCATCGGTGGCGCCCGTGCCGGTGTCATCAAGACCACCTTCAAGGAAGAGACCGAGACCGACCTGTTCGGTGAGCAGGCCGTGCTGTGTGGTGGCACCGAAGAGCTCATCAAGACCGGTTTCGAGGTCATGGTCGAGGCCGGCTACGCCCCCGAGATGGCCTACTTCGAGGTGCTGCACGAGCTCAAGCTCATCGTTGATCTGATCTACGAAGGCGGCATCGCGCGGATGAACTACTCGGTGTCCGACACCGCGGAGTTCGGCGGCTACATCTCCGGGCCGCGCGTCATCGACGCCGACACCAAGGAGCGCATGCGCGCCATCCTCAAGGACATCCAGGACGGCAGCTTCGTCAAGCGCCTGGTCGCCAACGTCGAGAACGGCAACACCGAGCTTGAGGGTCTGCGCAAGGCGAACGCCGAGCATCCCATCGAGGTCACCGGCAAGAAGCTGCGCGACCTGATGAGCTGGGTCGACCGGCCGATCACCGAGACTGCCTAG